One window from the genome of Magnolia sinica isolate HGM2019 chromosome 4, MsV1, whole genome shotgun sequence encodes:
- the LOC131244516 gene encoding serine/threonine-protein kinase WNK1-like — translation MMDLKSPELDSDFVEVDPTGRYGRYNEILGKGASKTVYRAFDEYEGIEVAWNQVKLYDFLQSPEDLEKLYYEIHLLETLKHKNIMKFYTSWVDTANRNINFITEMFTSSTLSQYRQKHKRVNIRAMKHWCRQILKGLLYLHSHDPPVIHRDLKCDNVFVNGNQGEVKIGDLGLAAILRKSYAAHCVGQFLPILCFYQISQ, via the exons ATGATGGATCTAAAATCTCCTGAACTTGATTCTGATTTTGTTGAAGTTGATCCCACTGGTAGATATGGAAGG TACAATGAAATCCTTGGAAAAGGAGCTTCCAAGACAGT GTACAGAGCCTTTGATGAATATGAAGGAATTGAGGTGGCATGGAACCAGGTGAAGCTGTATGACTTCTTACAGAGCCCTGAAGATCTAGAGAAGCTTTACTATGAAATCCATCTCCTCGAGACCTTAAAACACAAGAACATCATGAAGTTCTACACCTCTTGGGTTGATACTGCTAACAGAAACATCAATTTCATCACTGAGATGTTCACCTCAAGCACCCTCAGCCA GTATAGGCAAAAGCACAAGAGGGTGAACATAAGGGCAATGAAGCATTGGTGTAGGCAGATCTTGAAAGGGCTTCTCTATTTGCATAGCCATGACCCACCTGTGATCCATAGAGATCTCAAGTGTGACAACGTCTTTGTCAATGGTAATCAAGGTGAGGTCAAGATCGGGGATCTTGGCCTGGCTGCCATCCTCCGAAAATCTTATGCCGCTCATTGCGTCGGTCAGTTCCTGCCCATCTTATGCTTCTATCAGATTTCCCAATGA
- the LOC131243154 gene encoding uncharacterized protein LOC131243154 isoform X2 has product MFLSGSTKCIWYVQKFELFSNANYEKRWSSHDLLLFGSYDPKQNVSTYPSDSQGSTDGLRSMDKKRSLHSMVTLITVIGGFCLGLFIYSLWRAVKEKDYSTSMFVACLTPRYIHVARYPYGNHSFLLRRRNEKLILELF; this is encoded by the exons ATGTTCCTTTCAGGTTCTACAAAGTGCATCTGGTATGTTCAGAAGTTTGAACTCTTTAGCAATGCAAATTATGAAAAGAGGTGGTCTTCTCATGACTTGCTCCTGTTCGGGAGCTATGACCCAAAGCAGAATGTTTCTACGTATCCTTCAG ATAGCCAAGGTTCCACGGATGGCCTACGTTCTATGGATAAGAAGAGAAGCTTGCATTCAATGGTCACACTAATCACCGTTATAGGGGGTTTTTGCTTGGGCCTATTCATCTATTCTCTGTGGAGAGCAGTCAAGGAAAAAG aCTATTCAACATCTATGTTCGTAGCTTGCTTAACTCCAAGATACATACATGTTGCAAGGTACCCATATGGTAACCATTCCTTTTTGTTGCGTCGAagaaatgaaaagttaatctTGGAATTGTTTTAA
- the LOC131243154 gene encoding uncharacterized protein LOC131243154 isoform X3 has protein sequence MFLSGSTKCIWYVQKFELFSNANYEKRWSSHDLLLFGSYDPKQNVSTYPSDSQGSTDGLRSMDKKRSLHSMVTLITVIGGFCLGLFIYSLWRAVKEKDYSTSMFVACLTPRYIHVARYPYGFGNCGP, from the exons ATGTTCCTTTCAGGTTCTACAAAGTGCATCTGGTATGTTCAGAAGTTTGAACTCTTTAGCAATGCAAATTATGAAAAGAGGTGGTCTTCTCATGACTTGCTCCTGTTCGGGAGCTATGACCCAAAGCAGAATGTTTCTACGTATCCTTCAG ATAGCCAAGGTTCCACGGATGGCCTACGTTCTATGGATAAGAAGAGAAGCTTGCATTCAATGGTCACACTAATCACCGTTATAGGGGGTTTTTGCTTGGGCCTATTCATCTATTCTCTGTGGAGAGCAGTCAAGGAAAAAG aCTATTCAACATCTATGTTCGTAGCTTGCTTAACTCCAAGATACATACATGTTGCAAGGTACCCATATG GATTTGGCAACTGTGGTCCCTGA
- the LOC131243154 gene encoding uncharacterized protein LOC131243154 isoform X1 — translation MGWPTYFVDGRNGLPYTNYLLELVACVHAFSSSFSKGFLGVVLSCFSSNAVTDFPLARENQQNVLKLHAHFHLYIANRILFKMMVFISFLLFFRLFNIYVRSLLNSKIHTCCKDLATVVPDLEPAEILYVENSEIGYDVSSMA, via the exons ATGGGGTGGCCAACTTACTTTGTAGATGGAAGGAATGGTCTGCCATATACTAACTACTTGCTCGAGCTAGTTGCATGCGTGcatgcattttcttcttctttctcaaaggGATTTCTTGGTGTTGTTCTTTCATGTTTTTCTAGCAATGCAGTTACTGATTTTCCATTAGCAAGGGAGAATCAACAAAATGTTTTGAAGCTCCATGCCCATTTCCATCTTTATATTGCTAACAGAATTTTATTCAAGATGATGGTTTTCatatcttttcttctctttttcagaCTATTCAACATCTATGTTCGTAGCTTGCTTAACTCCAAGATACATACATGTTGCAAG GATTTGGCAACTGTGGTCCCTGATCTTGAACCAGCAGAAATATTATATGTGGAAAATAGTGAGATAGGATATGATGTCTCTTCTATGGCATAA